GCTGGGCCAGGTTTGGCGTAGTTCCTCCTGGGGGAGTTCGGCGTCGGTGAGGAGGTAGGCGAGCATGGTGGCCATGTTGGGGTGGATCATGCCGCTGCCCTTCGCCACCCCTACAACGCGCGCGCCGCCGGGGAGGGTGGCTTCGGCGGTTTTGGTGCGGGTGTCGGTGGTGAGGATAGCCTCGGCAAAGGGCAGCAGGTCGAAGCCGGGCTGGAGGGTGGGGACGGCTTGCTCGATGCGTTCGACGGGGAGGCGCACGCCGATGACGCCTGTGGAGGCGGTGAGCACCGCGTGCTCGGGGAGGCCGTAGCGCGCCGCGACAGCGCGGGCCATGCGGCGGTCGTCCTCCTGGCCGCGCGGGCCAGTGGCGCAGTTAGCGTTCCCGGCGTTGACCACCACGGCTTGCAGGGGGGTCTCCGCAGCGTAGAGCTCGCGCCCGCGGCGCACGCTGGGGGCCGCAGCGCGGCTCGTGGTGGCCACGAAGGCCCAGGCGGCGGGGCGGCCGGAGAGGATGAGGCCGAGGTCCAACCGGCCGGAGGGTTTGATCCCGGCTTTGATCGCTCCTACGCGGAACCCGATGGGTAGGCGCATGCGTTCCTCCTCCGCAGGTTACGGCCAGACGCCGGCCGTATCGAGCGCGGTGGTCTCGTCGAAGCCGTGCATGCGGTTGAAGTTCTGGACCGCTTGGCCGGCCGCGCCCTTGACGAGGTTGTCCAGCGCGGCGAAGACCACGATGCGGCCGGTGCGTGCGTCGAGGCGGAGGGCGATCCAGACGGTGTTGGCGCCCCAGGTGCCTTTGGTGCGGGGCAGGGCCTCGGTCACGCGCACGAAGGGCTCGTGGGCGTAGAAGGCGCGGTACAGCTCGTAGAGCTCCGCTTCGGTGGGGGGGGTGGGGGGCGTGGCGTACGCGGTGACGAGGATGCCGCGCGTCATGGGGACGAGGTGCGGCACGAAGGTGAGCGTGAGGTCCCGGCGCTCCCCGTGCGTGCGGACGTGGCGCCCCTGGGCTTGGACTCGAGCCAGGTTGAGCTCGATCTCGGGGGTGTGGCGGTGGGTGCCGGCGGGCTTGTAGGGTTTGTAGTCCTCGTTGATCTCGGCGAAGCTGGTGCCGGCGGCGTCGCGGCCCGCGCCGGAGACGCCGCTTGCGGCGTTCACGATGAGGTGG
This region of Marinithermus hydrothermalis DSM 14884 genomic DNA includes:
- the argJ gene encoding bifunctional glutamate N-acetyltransferase/amino-acid acetyltransferase ArgJ, yielding MRLPIGFRVGAIKAGIKPSGRLDLGLILSGRPAAWAFVATTSRAAAPSVRRGRELYAAETPLQAVVVNAGNANCATGPRGQEDDRRMARAVAARYGLPEHAVLTASTGVIGVRLPVERIEQAVPTLQPGFDLLPFAEAILTTDTRTKTAEATLPGGARVVGVAKGSGMIHPNMATMLAYLLTDAELPQEELRQTWPSVVDRTFNQISVDGDTSTNDMAVLLANGGAGPVDPEEFWPAVERVARDLARQIARDGEGATRLITVRVQGAATPQEARNAARAVASSALWKAAVYGNDPNWGRVLGALGYSGATFDPLRVRITLQGVPLYDGEPLPFDSRMTSQAMRREEVVVEVDLREGPAEAEAWGCDLTEGYVRINAEYTT
- the argC gene encoding N-acetyl-gamma-glutamyl-phosphate reductase; this translates as MIKVAIIGASGYAGAELIRILRRHPGVQLVGLASRTHAGQPLSAAWPHLPDPTPFTSPDAALAEADTVFLATPNGYAMQIVPTLLERGQRVIDLSADYRLPPPVFEAWYGLPHTSPEHYPNATYGLVELHRHELPEARLVANPGCYVTAATLALAPLAAEGLAHHLIVNAASGVSGAGRDAAGTSFAEINEDYKPYKPAGTHRHTPEIELNLARVQAQGRHVRTHGERRDLTLTFVPHLVPMTRGILVTAYATPPTPPTEAELYELYRAFYAHEPFVRVTEALPRTKGTWGANTVWIALRLDARTGRIVVFAALDNLVKGAAGQAVQNFNRMHGFDETTALDTAGVWP